One window from the genome of Bradyrhizobium xenonodulans encodes:
- a CDS encoding tautomerase family protein has translation MPIVTIQVTREGTTPGAASVTAEEKAALIKGSSELLRDVLGKPLDATFVVIEEVDTDNWGWGGLPVPEFRRRRAAQTG, from the coding sequence ATGCCCATCGTCACAATTCAAGTGACCCGCGAAGGAACGACGCCGGGAGCGGCGTCGGTCACGGCGGAGGAGAAGGCCGCACTGATCAAGGGATCAAGCGAGCTCCTGCGGGATGTCCTCGGCAAACCGCTCGATGCCACCTTCGTCGTGATCGAGGAAGTCGACACCGACAATTGGGGCTGGGGCGGCCTGCCCGTGCCGGAATTCCGGCGCCGCCGCGCCGCCCAGACGGGATGA
- the ahcY gene encoding adenosylhomocysteinase, which produces MNAKPGFTDYIVKDISLADFGRKELSLAETEMPGLMATREEYGPKQPLKGARIAGSLHMTIQTGVLIETLAALGADIRWVSCNIYSTQDHAAAAIAAAGIPVFAVKGETLTEYWDYTAKLFDWHGGGHPNMILDDGGDATMYVHLGLRAENGDAAFLDKPGSEEEEVFFALLKKQLKEKPKGYFAGIAESIKGVSEETTTGVHRLYDMQKAGTLLWPAINVNDSVTKSKFDNLYGCRESLVDGIRRGTDVMMSGKVAMVAGFGDVGKGSAASLRQAGCRVMVSEVDPICALQAAMEGYEVVTMEDAAPRADIFVTATGNKDIITIEHMRAMKDRAIVCNIGHFDNEIQIAGLRNLKWTNIKPQVDEIEFPDKHRIIMLSEGRLVNLGNAMGHPSFVMSASFTNQTLAQIELFANNKDGKYKKEVYVLPKSLDEKVARLHLAKIGVKLTELRKDQADYIGVKQEGPYKSDHYRY; this is translated from the coding sequence ATGAATGCGAAGCCCGGCTTTACCGACTACATCGTCAAGGACATTTCGCTCGCCGATTTCGGCCGCAAGGAGCTCTCGCTCGCCGAGACCGAGATGCCCGGCCTGATGGCAACCCGCGAAGAGTATGGCCCCAAGCAGCCGCTGAAGGGCGCGCGTATCGCCGGCTCGCTGCACATGACGATCCAGACCGGCGTGCTGATCGAGACGCTGGCAGCACTCGGCGCCGACATCCGCTGGGTCTCCTGCAACATCTATTCGACGCAGGACCACGCCGCGGCGGCGATCGCTGCCGCCGGCATTCCAGTGTTCGCGGTCAAGGGCGAGACGCTGACCGAATACTGGGACTACACCGCAAAACTGTTCGACTGGCACGGCGGCGGTCACCCGAACATGATCCTCGATGACGGCGGCGACGCCACCATGTACGTCCATCTCGGTCTGCGCGCCGAGAACGGCGACGCCGCGTTCCTCGACAAGCCCGGCTCCGAGGAAGAGGAAGTCTTCTTCGCGCTTCTGAAGAAGCAGCTCAAGGAGAAGCCGAAGGGCTACTTCGCCGGGATCGCCGAGAGCATCAAGGGCGTTTCCGAAGAGACCACCACGGGCGTGCATCGTCTCTATGACATGCAGAAGGCCGGCACGCTGCTGTGGCCGGCGATCAACGTCAACGACAGCGTCACCAAGTCGAAATTCGACAACCTCTATGGCTGCCGTGAATCGCTGGTCGACGGCATCCGCCGCGGCACCGACGTGATGATGTCGGGCAAGGTCGCGATGGTCGCGGGCTTCGGCGACGTCGGCAAGGGCTCGGCCGCCTCGCTGCGCCAGGCCGGCTGCCGCGTGATGGTCTCCGAAGTCGATCCGATCTGCGCGCTTCAGGCCGCGATGGAAGGCTATGAGGTCGTGACGATGGAAGACGCGGCGCCCCGCGCCGACATCTTCGTCACCGCGACCGGCAACAAGGACATCATCACGATCGAGCACATGCGCGCGATGAAGGATCGCGCCATCGTCTGCAACATCGGCCATTTCGACAACGAGATCCAGATCGCGGGTCTGCGTAACCTGAAGTGGACCAACATCAAGCCGCAGGTCGACGAGATCGAATTCCCCGACAAGCACCGCATCATCATGCTGTCGGAGGGCCGCCTCGTGAACCTCGGCAACGCGATGGGGCACCCCAGCTTCGTGATGTCGGCGTCCTTCACCAACCAGACGCTGGCGCAGATCGAGCTGTTCGCCAACAACAAGGACGGCAAGTACAAGAAGGAAGTCTACGTGCTGCCGAAGTCGCTCGACGAGAAGGTCGCGCGCCTCCACCTCGCCAAGATCGGCGTCAAGCTCACCGAGCTGCGCAAGGACCAGGCCGACTACATCGGCGTCAAGCAGGAAGGTCCGTACAAGTCGGACCACTATCGGTACTGA
- a CDS encoding YbfB/YjiJ family MFS transporter translates to MTNANTKQHMETRLHPQPGSESQQTWRYAVAGLSASLVGLGLARFSYTPLIPALIAAKWFSASDVVYLGAANLAGYLAGALAARAVVTRIGAVRALRSMMLLATVSFFASSTPVSFTWFFAWRFLSGLTGGIIMVLAASVIQPHTSPARRGIVGGVIFAGVGLGVAASGTLVPLLLQQGLQQSWYGLGVLSAMLTLASWWNWPTETKADAASSHQANPHHTSPAARALLVQYGLNAVALVPHMVFIVDFVARGLGQGIAAGSRYWVLYGLGAIAGPLVTGHLGDRWGFGPALRAAFLIEAAAVLLPNVSATPISLIVSSIVVGGFTPGIVPLVLGRIHELVPHSNERQRATWSHATTSFALFQAAAAYGFSWIYAQTGGDYLLLFGLGGGAVVLALAIDLGLALATRKA, encoded by the coding sequence ATGACCAACGCCAACACGAAGCAGCACATGGAGACCCGGCTGCATCCGCAGCCGGGGTCAGAATCACAACAAACCTGGCGATATGCAGTGGCCGGCTTGTCCGCGTCGCTTGTCGGCCTCGGCCTCGCCCGCTTTTCCTACACACCGCTGATCCCGGCGCTGATTGCGGCAAAATGGTTCAGCGCATCCGACGTCGTCTATCTCGGTGCGGCGAACCTTGCCGGCTATCTCGCCGGCGCGCTCGCGGCCCGAGCCGTGGTCACCCGGATCGGCGCGGTCCGCGCACTGCGTTCGATGATGCTGCTGGCCACCGTCTCCTTCTTCGCAAGTTCCACACCGGTGTCGTTCACCTGGTTCTTCGCTTGGCGCTTTCTCTCCGGCCTCACCGGCGGGATCATCATGGTGCTGGCGGCGTCTGTCATTCAGCCTCACACCTCGCCGGCGCGGCGCGGCATCGTCGGCGGCGTGATCTTCGCCGGCGTCGGTCTCGGCGTCGCCGCGTCGGGCACGCTGGTGCCGTTGCTGCTGCAACAGGGCTTGCAACAGAGCTGGTATGGCCTCGGCGTGCTCTCGGCCATGCTCACGCTCGCGAGCTGGTGGAACTGGCCGACAGAGACCAAGGCCGATGCTGCATCCTCGCATCAAGCCAATCCCCATCATACCTCGCCCGCTGCCCGCGCGTTGCTCGTCCAATACGGCCTCAACGCGGTCGCGCTGGTACCGCACATGGTCTTCATCGTCGACTTCGTCGCGCGTGGCCTTGGCCAAGGGATCGCCGCAGGATCTCGCTACTGGGTACTGTACGGCCTCGGCGCCATCGCAGGTCCGCTCGTCACCGGCCATCTCGGCGACCGCTGGGGTTTCGGTCCGGCGCTGCGCGCGGCGTTCCTGATCGAGGCGGCCGCCGTGCTGCTGCCGAACGTCAGCGCCACGCCAATATCGCTGATCGTATCGAGCATTGTGGTCGGCGGCTTCACGCCCGGCATCGTACCGCTGGTGCTCGGACGCATCCATGAACTCGTGCCTCACTCCAACGAACGGCAGCGCGCGACATGGAGCCACGCCACTACCAGCTTTGCGCTGTTCCAGGCCGCCGCAGCCTATGGCTTCTCCTGGATCTACGCGCAGACCGGGGGTGACTATCTGCTCCTGTTCGGACTTGGCGGCGGCGCTGTCGTGCTGGCGCTTGCAATCGATCTTGGCCTTGCGCTCGCCACGCGCAAGGCATGA
- a CDS encoding flavin-containing monooxygenase — MPQEHFDVLIVGAGLSGIGAGYHLQTKCPGKSYVILEGRDCIGGTWDLFRYPGVRSDSDMFTLGYSFKPWTDPKAIADGPQILNYVRETATENAIDKHIRFRHRVKRAAWSTPEARWTVEAERMTGEGATELVRFTCNFLFMCSGYYKYEAGYTPEFKGVGDFAGRIVHPQRWTDDIDYAGKRVVVIGSGATAVTLVPELAKTAAQVTMLQRSPTYVVSRPAQDPVANKLRRNLPTRLAYHVIRWRNVMWGMFFFQLSRRRPAKVKELVLKGVRIALGPDYDLATHFTPRYNPWDQRLCLVPDGDLFKAIREKRAAVVTNEIDTFTRDGIRLKDGSELAADIIVTATGLVLQVVGGLDVSVDGRAVDFANTLTYKGMMYADVPNMASAFGYTNASWTLKCDLTCEYVCRLINYMDRRNFRQCMPHNDDPEITAQPSLDFTSGYVQRSVAKMPKQGSKQPWRLYQNYALDIVSLRFGGIDDGVMQYS, encoded by the coding sequence ATGCCCCAGGAACATTTCGACGTTCTCATCGTCGGCGCCGGCCTGTCCGGCATCGGCGCCGGCTATCATCTTCAGACGAAGTGCCCGGGCAAGAGCTACGTCATTCTGGAGGGCCGCGACTGCATCGGCGGCACCTGGGACCTGTTTCGTTATCCGGGCGTCCGCTCCGACAGCGACATGTTCACGCTGGGCTATTCGTTCAAGCCGTGGACCGACCCGAAGGCGATCGCGGACGGGCCGCAGATCCTGAACTATGTGCGCGAGACCGCAACCGAGAACGCCATCGACAAGCACATCCGCTTTCGCCACCGCGTCAAGCGTGCGGCGTGGTCAACGCCTGAGGCGCGCTGGACCGTCGAGGCCGAGCGCATGACAGGTGAGGGCGCGACCGAGCTGGTGCGCTTCACTTGCAATTTCCTGTTCATGTGCTCGGGCTATTACAAGTACGAGGCCGGCTACACGCCGGAGTTCAAGGGCGTCGGGGATTTCGCCGGCCGCATCGTGCATCCGCAGAGATGGACCGACGATATCGACTATGCGGGCAAGCGCGTCGTCGTGATCGGCTCGGGCGCGACCGCAGTGACGCTGGTGCCGGAGCTCGCCAAGACTGCGGCGCAGGTCACCATGCTCCAGCGCTCGCCGACCTATGTGGTGTCGCGCCCGGCGCAGGATCCCGTCGCCAACAAATTGCGCCGCAATCTGCCGACGCGGCTTGCCTATCATGTCATCCGCTGGCGCAACGTGATGTGGGGGATGTTCTTCTTCCAGCTCAGCCGCCGCCGCCCGGCGAAGGTGAAGGAACTGGTCCTCAAGGGCGTGAGAATCGCGCTCGGCCCCGACTACGACCTCGCCACTCATTTCACGCCGCGCTATAATCCCTGGGATCAGCGGCTGTGCCTCGTGCCCGACGGCGACCTCTTTAAGGCGATCCGCGAAAAGCGCGCCGCCGTCGTCACCAATGAGATCGATACCTTTACCCGCGATGGCATTCGCCTCAAGGACGGCAGCGAGCTTGCGGCGGACATCATCGTGACCGCGACGGGGCTGGTGCTCCAGGTCGTCGGCGGCCTCGACGTCAGCGTCGACGGCCGCGCCGTCGATTTCGCCAATACGCTGACCTACAAGGGCATGATGTATGCGGACGTGCCGAACATGGCGTCAGCCTTCGGCTACACCAATGCGTCCTGGACGCTGAAATGCGATCTCACCTGCGAATATGTCTGCCGCCTCATCAACTACATGGACCGGCGCAATTTCCGCCAGTGCATGCCGCACAATGACGATCCTGAAATCACCGCGCAGCCGTCGCTCGATTTCACCTCGGGTTATGTGCAGCGCTCGGTCGCCAAGATGCCGAAGCAGGGCTCGAAGCAGCCATGGCGGCTGTACCAGAACTATGCGCTCGACATCGTCTCCTTGCGCTTCGGCGGGATCGACGACGGCGTGATGCAGTATTCCTGA
- the metK gene encoding methionine adenosyltransferase: MRASYLFTSESVSEGHPDKVCDRISDEIVDLFYREGPKAGIDPWQIRAACETLATTNKVVIAGETRGPASVTNEQIESVVRGAIKDIGYEQDGFHWKTADIEILLHPQSADIAQGVDALQPGEVKEEGAGDQGIMFGYATNETPDLMPAPIFYAHKILRLISEARHSGREKVLGPDSKSQVTVQYENGKPVGVREIVVSHQHLVEDISSKQIRDIVEPYVREALPKDWITPKTIWHINPTGKFYIGGPDGDSGLTGRKIIVDTYGGAAPHGGGAFSGKDPTKVDRSAAYAARYVAKNIVAAGLADRCTLQLAYAIGVARPLSIYIDTHGTGKVSEDELEKAAAKAMDLTPRGIRTHLDLNRPIYARTSAYGHFGRTPDNEGGFSWEKTDLVEALKRAV, from the coding sequence ATGCGCGCGTCCTATCTCTTCACCAGCGAGTCCGTGTCCGAGGGGCATCCCGACAAGGTCTGCGACCGGATCTCCGATGAAATCGTCGATCTGTTCTACCGCGAAGGGCCGAAGGCCGGCATCGATCCGTGGCAGATCCGTGCGGCCTGCGAGACGCTCGCGACCACCAACAAGGTCGTGATCGCCGGTGAGACCCGCGGCCCGGCATCGGTCACCAACGAGCAGATCGAGAGCGTCGTGCGCGGTGCCATCAAGGACATCGGCTACGAGCAGGACGGCTTCCACTGGAAGACCGCCGACATCGAGATCCTGTTGCATCCGCAGTCGGCCGACATCGCGCAGGGCGTCGATGCGCTGCAGCCGGGCGAGGTCAAGGAAGAAGGCGCCGGCGACCAGGGCATCATGTTCGGTTACGCCACCAACGAGACGCCTGATCTGATGCCGGCGCCGATCTTCTACGCCCACAAGATCCTGCGCCTGATCTCCGAAGCGCGCCACTCCGGCCGCGAGAAGGTGCTGGGTCCGGACTCCAAGAGCCAGGTCACCGTGCAGTACGAGAACGGCAAGCCGGTCGGCGTGCGCGAGATCGTGGTGTCGCATCAGCATCTGGTCGAGGACATCTCGTCCAAGCAGATCCGTGACATCGTCGAGCCCTATGTGCGCGAGGCGCTGCCGAAGGACTGGATCACGCCGAAGACGATCTGGCACATCAACCCGACCGGAAAGTTCTACATCGGCGGTCCCGATGGCGATTCCGGCCTGACCGGCCGCAAGATCATCGTCGATACCTATGGTGGTGCGGCCCCGCATGGCGGCGGCGCGTTCTCCGGCAAGGATCCGACCAAGGTCGACCGTTCCGCGGCTTACGCCGCGCGCTACGTCGCCAAGAACATCGTCGCAGCCGGTCTTGCCGATCGCTGCACGCTGCAGCTCGCCTACGCCATCGGCGTGGCGCGTCCGCTGTCGATCTACATCGACACCCACGGCACCGGCAAAGTGTCGGAGGACGAGCTCGAGAAGGCCGCTGCCAAGGCGATGGATCTCACCCCGCGCGGCATCCGTACCCATCTCGATCTCAACCGTCCGATCTACGCACGGACTTCGGCCTACGGTCATTTCGGCCGCACGCCCGACAACGAGGGCGGCTTCTCCTGGGAGAAGACCGATCTCGTCGAAGCGCTCAAGCGCGCCGTCTGA